The DNA window GTCCGGGCGCGGCGATAAGGATATGGACACGGCGGCACGATGGTTCGGCCTGTTCGACGACCACGCCGATAAGGAGAGCCACCAGTGAGTCAGCAGTCCCGGCTAGCCAACACTTTCGCCGCCGCCCGCGCGGAGGGCAGGGCCGCGCTGATCGGCTACCTGCCCGCGGGCTACCCGGATCTGGCCGGATCGATCGAGGTGTGCCGCACCATGGTCGAATCCGGTTGCGACATAGTCGAAGTCGGCGTCGCCTACTCCGATCCGGTGATGGACGGACCGACCATTCAGGCCGCGGCCGAGCAGGCGTTGCGCGGCGGCGTCCGGGTGCGCGATGTGTTCTCCGTCGTCGAGGCGATCACGCGGGCGGGCGGCAAGGCCGTGGTGATGAGCTACTGGAATCCGGTGCTGCAGTACGGTGTCGACCGCTTCGCCCGGGATCTGGCCGCTGCGGGCGGGTCCGGCATCATCACCCCGAATCTGATTCCGGAAGAGGCGGACGACTGGTTCGTCGCCTCGGCCGCGCACGATTTGGACCGCATCTTCCTGGTCGCACCGTCCTCCACCGAGGAGCGCCTGGTCAAGACCCTCGAGGCCAGCCGTGGCTTCGTCTACGCGGCCTCGACCATGGGCGTCACGGGCGCCCGCGATGTCGTCTCCTCCGCCGCCCCGGCGCTGTGCGCGCGCATCCGCGCCCATTCCGATATCCCGATCGGCGTCGGCCTCGGTGTGCGCTCCGGTGCGCAGGCGGCCGAAATCGCCTCCTACGCAGACGGTGTCATCGTGGGCTCGGCACTGGTGACCGCCGCGGCCGAAGGGCTCGACGCGGTGCGGGCACTCACGGCCGAACTGGCCGAGGGCGTGCGCTCCGCGACCGTCGCCTCCTAGCCGCCTCCGCAGCCGATAAGGGCGCGCCGACCGCGAATCTCGCTGTGCCGCCACGCTCCGCTACGGTTGGGGCCGTGACCTTACGAGTCCTCGCAGACAGCGTCCTGAGCAACGGTGCCGTCACCGCTGATGTGTTGGCCTACATCCCCAGCCCGTCGCAGGGCGTGTGGCATATCGGTGCGTTCCCGCTACGGGCCTACGCCCTGTGCATCATCATCGGCATCGTCGTCGCCATCTGGTGGGGTGAGCGGCGCTGGCAGGAGCGCGGCGGGCAGAAGGGCGCGATCCTCGACGTTGCGATGTTCGCGGTGCCCTTCGGGCTGGTCGGTGGGCGGCTCTACCACGTGGCCACCGATTGGCAGAAGTACTTCGGCGCCGACGGTCACCCGATCGACGCGCTGAAGATCTACCAGGGCGGCCTCGGCATCTGGGGTGCGGTCTTCCTCGGCGGCGTCGGCGCCTGGATCGGCTGCCGGGTGTATCGAATTCCGTTGCCCGCGTTGGGTGATGCGATCGCGCCGCCGATCCTGCTGGCGCAGGCCATCGGCCGCATCGGCAACTACTTCAACCAGGAGCTCTACGGCCGCAAGACCGATGTGCCGTGGGGTCTGGAGATCTACCTGCGGTTCGACCGTGACGGCAAGCTCGACATGATGAATGGCGTCGCCGAAGGTGCCGCCGATAAGGTCGTGCAGCCGACGTTCCTGTACGAGATGATCTGGAATCTGCTGATCGTCGTGCTGCTGGTGCAGATCGATAAGCGCTACCGCATCGGCCACGGCCGCCTGTTCGCGCTGTATGTGGCCGGATACTGCCTGGGTCGCTTCTTCGTCGAGCTGCTGCGCGATGACGAGGCAACCAAGATCGCGGGGATCCGGATCAACTCGTTCACCTCGGCGCTCGTATTTCTTGCCGCCATAGCCTATTTCGTCTTCGCGACCAAGGGGCGCGAGACGGCGGATCAACTGCAACCCACCACAGCGACCCGACCGTGGCCCTGGCAGTTCCGCGCGCTGCGGGCCGCGGGCGCCGAGTCGGAGGCCGCGTCCGCGGCGGAAGCGGCCAAGGCGGCCGCGCATGCGAAGAAGGACGATAAGGCGGTTGTGGACCAGGCCGACCAGGACGAAGAAACCGCGAAGGCCGATCTGATCAAATCCGCCGACTCTGGCAACGAACCGGATATCACCGGCGATAACTCAGAGGAGTCCGTCGCCGCCAAGGTCGCGGATGTCGAGCCGGTGGCGTCGGAGGCGACAAAAGTAGCCGATTCCACTAAGAATGACTCGTGATCGTCGCGAGGCATCGTCCTGCTCGGCAGATCAACAGGCCGGGGGCCAGAGGGTACCCGCACAAATGAGGAGGACATTTCGTGACCGACCCTTACCAGAACAACCCACAATTCGGTGGACCGCAGTACGGTCCGCCCGGTACGGGGCCGGATCTGAACAAGGCGCCTGATCAGAGCCAGCCGCAGTATCCGCAGCAGCCGGATCCCTATGCGCAGCAGCCCCAGTACGGTCAGCCGCAGTACGGTCAGCCGCAGTACGGTCAGCCGGATCCGTACGGTCAGCAGCCGGGAGGCTACCCGCCCGCGCCGTACCCGGGCGGCTACAACCCGAACGATCCGGAAGCGCCCTACGGCCGCGACCCGTTCGGTGTTCCGTTCTCGGACAAGCAGAAGCTGACCGCGGGTCTGCTGCAGATCTTCCTCGGCGCGTTCGGCATCGGCCGTTTCTACACCGGCC is part of the Nocardia sp. NBC_00565 genome and encodes:
- the trpA gene encoding tryptophan synthase subunit alpha, producing the protein MSQQSRLANTFAAARAEGRAALIGYLPAGYPDLAGSIEVCRTMVESGCDIVEVGVAYSDPVMDGPTIQAAAEQALRGGVRVRDVFSVVEAITRAGGKAVVMSYWNPVLQYGVDRFARDLAAAGGSGIITPNLIPEEADDWFVASAAHDLDRIFLVAPSSTEERLVKTLEASRGFVYAASTMGVTGARDVVSSAAPALCARIRAHSDIPIGVGLGVRSGAQAAEIASYADGVIVGSALVTAAAEGLDAVRALTAELAEGVRSATVAS
- the lgt gene encoding prolipoprotein diacylglyceryl transferase, whose product is MTLRVLADSVLSNGAVTADVLAYIPSPSQGVWHIGAFPLRAYALCIIIGIVVAIWWGERRWQERGGQKGAILDVAMFAVPFGLVGGRLYHVATDWQKYFGADGHPIDALKIYQGGLGIWGAVFLGGVGAWIGCRVYRIPLPALGDAIAPPILLAQAIGRIGNYFNQELYGRKTDVPWGLEIYLRFDRDGKLDMMNGVAEGAADKVVQPTFLYEMIWNLLIVVLLVQIDKRYRIGHGRLFALYVAGYCLGRFFVELLRDDEATKIAGIRINSFTSALVFLAAIAYFVFATKGRETADQLQPTTATRPWPWQFRALRAAGAESEAASAAEAAKAAAHAKKDDKAVVDQADQDEETAKADLIKSADSGNEPDITGDNSEESVAAKVADVEPVASEATKVADSTKNDS
- a CDS encoding TM2 domain-containing protein — protein: MTDPYQNNPQFGGPQYGPPGTGPDLNKAPDQSQPQYPQQPDPYAQQPQYGQPQYGQPQYGQPDPYGQQPGGYPPAPYPGGYNPNDPEAPYGRDPFGVPFSDKQKLTAGLLQIFLGAFGIGRFYTGHTGIAIAQIAVTWLTCGIGGIWPLIDGIMMLVGKVPDSLGRPLRD